A genomic region of Methanosarcina thermophila TM-1 contains the following coding sequences:
- a CDS encoding GNAT family N-acetyltransferase: MPEVKIRPQELFDAERFFEIISHTNLEFMEFPIKTLEEERDFLQLNEAKRRANFEHNYSILYYGKLVGACGIRIDQHRPWIGEIGYFIDRDYQGRGIATEAVKQLEKIGFEKLDLQRIVILIDTRNRASERVAQKCGYQKECVMRKIHRVGEDYYDCFLYAKTR; the protein is encoded by the coding sequence ATGCCCGAAGTAAAAATTCGCCCTCAGGAACTCTTTGATGCCGAACGTTTCTTTGAGATAATCTCACATACAAATCTTGAGTTCATGGAGTTTCCTATAAAAACACTTGAAGAAGAGAGAGACTTTCTACAGCTTAATGAAGCTAAAAGAAGGGCTAACTTTGAGCACAATTACTCTATTCTCTATTACGGAAAACTTGTAGGAGCCTGTGGAATCAGGATCGACCAGCATAGACCCTGGATAGGAGAAATTGGGTATTTCATTGATAGAGACTATCAGGGAAGGGGTATTGCTACTGAGGCTGTAAAACAGCTCGAGAAGATCGGATTTGAGAAACTGGATTTACAGAGAATTGTCATCCTCATAGACACCCGAAATCGTGCAAGTGAGCGCGTAGCCCAGAAATGTGGGTACCAGAAAGAATGCGTTATGAGAAAAATCCATAGGGTAGGGGAAGACTATTACGACTGTTTCCTGTATGCTAAAACCAGATAA
- a CDS encoding DNA alkylation repair protein, translating to MEPNIIARIREDLALNADERTKASSFRFFKEKVHCYGVRSALVGRIAKDYFSEIEFEDKKTIFAMCEELFRSDYNEEAFIAAEWAYWVREAYTEDDFFTFERWIENYINNWAKCDTLCNHAVGSFIEKFPAYVANLKAWALSDNRWVRRAAAVTLILPARKGNFLNEVFEISDLLLKDRDDLVQKGYGWLLKEASKAHQQEVFDYVMRNKKEMPRTALRYAIEKMPPDLRSRAMEKNW from the coding sequence GTGGAACCCAATATTATAGCCAGGATAAGAGAGGATCTGGCACTTAATGCGGATGAGAGAACAAAAGCCAGTAGTTTTCGCTTTTTTAAAGAAAAAGTTCATTGCTACGGAGTAAGATCTGCGCTTGTTGGAAGAATCGCGAAAGATTATTTTAGCGAAATCGAGTTCGAAGACAAGAAAACAATCTTTGCCATGTGTGAAGAACTTTTTCGGTCGGATTACAACGAGGAAGCCTTTATCGCAGCTGAATGGGCTTACTGGGTAAGAGAAGCTTACACTGAGGACGATTTCTTCACTTTTGAGCGCTGGATTGAAAACTACATCAACAACTGGGCAAAATGCGACACCCTGTGCAACCACGCAGTAGGCTCTTTTATTGAGAAATTTCCAGCTTATGTAGCAAACCTCAAAGCCTGGGCTCTGTCGGATAACAGGTGGGTTCGGCGGGCGGCGGCAGTAACCCTGATCCTGCCTGCCCGAAAAGGCAATTTCCTGAATGAGGTTTTTGAAATATCCGATCTTCTGCTCAAAGACCGGGACGATCTGGTGCAGAAAGGTTATGGCTGGTTGCTCAAAGAAGCCAGTAAAGCCCACCAGCAGGAAGTCTTCGACTACGTTATGAGAAATAAAAAAGAAATGCCCAGAACCGCTCTGCGTTACGCGATCGAGAAAATGCCACCAGATCTGAGATCCAGAGCCATGGAAAAAAACTGGTAA
- a CDS encoding cupin domain-containing protein: protein MKGFSINIEEATLENNNFRKVLYTSKYSQLVLMSLKPREEIGMEVHEENDQFFRFESGQGKCIIDGNEYELKDGVAVVVPAGAQHNVINTSDTEDLKLYTIYSPAHHKDGIVRATKEEAEANEAEFDGVTTE from the coding sequence ATGAAAGGGTTTAGTATTAATATAGAGGAGGCCACTCTGGAAAATAACAATTTCCGTAAGGTGCTCTACACCTCAAAGTACAGCCAGTTAGTATTAATGAGCCTAAAGCCCAGGGAAGAAATCGGAATGGAAGTGCATGAGGAAAACGACCAGTTTTTCCGTTTTGAATCTGGGCAGGGAAAGTGTATAATCGACGGCAACGAATACGAGCTCAAGGACGGAGTTGCAGTGGTTGTGCCAGCCGGAGCGCAGCATAATGTTATCAACACTTCGGACACAGAGGATCTAAAACTTTATACAATCTATTCGCCGGCACACCACAAGGATGGAATCGTGCGTGCCACGAAAGAAGAAGCCGAAGCAAATGAAGCTGAATTCGACGGGGTCACTACAGAATAA